In the genome of Sardina pilchardus chromosome 17, fSarPil1.1, whole genome shotgun sequence, the window GTGACTCCAAAACCCTGACTCCGACTCCCATGTGCAGTTTGGTTGTTTCGTCAGATCTGGGAAAAGGTCAGCACTTTTCGGTTGATACATCCTGACCTGCTTGCAAAGAGCAAATGAGGACTTGCAAAAACCTGTCTCCGCGTGTATTCGATTGTGCGGGCGGGCTCGGAAAAGATCAGATACGCTCTTTCAGTTGCTGCACACAGCTCGTACCCAGATCAATTGCACAGCTGGTGATGCTCATTTCCAAATGCAAGGCCTTCAATCAGATAACaatctcctctgctctgctattCTGAGCTCAGGCTCCCAAAGATGCCATCTGAACAGTGCGTGTGAAGGAGTCTGGCTGTGTAGACGATGGTAGCAGTATTAGATACGCTGGGCAGATTATCTGGATGTGTTTCTGTTTAAAGTAGGCTGCACAAAATCAGGTATGTGACTAGCAGCCTCAGCTGTGGGGAGTTGGCTGTACGCCACATCAGTAATCCGGCCCAAATTCAAGGCCCAGAGTCTACGCAGATAGTAGTTATGTAACTAAAACTGATCTTGTTTAGTGGTATCAGCGACTAAGTAAATCCTCATCCCCAGTAGTTAGCGGTTCATTTGTGAACATTCAGCCatccatactgtactgtatactgtgcatGCAGTCATTCAAGTGAGTCCAATTTGGCCTTGTTTGTGAAGGAGCAGGAGGGGATTGGAAGGACCTCCTAATGTGATTTGTTTTTGAGACAAGCCAGGCCAAAAGCCACTGGCGAGGGATGGCAGCAAACCCTCCCCACCATCTCATTGAGAACTTCCTCTGATTTTCCATCTGAAAAGGCTCTCTGAGATTCGGGCGGTTGTGATTGTATCAATGCCCAGTCATTTCCGTAATTCGAATGAGCCTTAAAGACTCGACTGCTTGCACACAGCATGCAAGCACATTTCATTCGTCACAGTTTGATTAGACGCCTCCAGAGATTGTTGCTCAATATTAAACATAAATGTTGCCAAGTTGGTCTTTATCAAAGGAACTATGGACCTGTTGTGTAAGGCAGATGGACATAAATGATTACTAGAGTATTTCAAGTCATAACCAGCATACTGTGTATTATATGGTAAGATACCTGTAAGAACACGGATAAATGAAAGCCTTGGACTGATTAAAAGCATAAAATAATCAAGTTGTTATTCTAGATCACCAATTGAAAGTGAGAACTAATGGTCCATTTCAATATGATTTTACATTCTTACTGACTTTGGTACTCTGATGGACAACATTTGGATCTATTGTTGACAGCATATTCACCCCTCTGTAGCAAATATCCAGTCCTTTTATCTAATATAATTATTGTGATTAAAGGCAGCTATGACGCACACAGAGCTGAACTccatttgatctctctctctctctctctctctctctctctctctcagttcgcCTGGCCCTGGCGGCCCTGATTGGCACGGTGGGCGGTGTGTTCCTGGTGATGTGCTGGTGGCGCTTCGGCTCCGTGATGGCCTGTGTCATGGTGGTGGGACTCCTCCTGGGCTTCCTGCTGGCCTCCACCATTTTCTTCACTCCGCTGGGTAAGAGAGGAAACAGAAGCCCACTCTTCGTTTAGACAAATGCTGCTTAATCGCCAGAAGCTATCCTCTTGTGCAATTACTTATTCCTATATTGAGTGGATTTGTAGATGAGACCTAGGCATTTTAGGATGGAGCCCGAGGCATCTATATTAGGTGAACTAAAGTATTACCACCACAAGTCTGTTGTAGTGAAGAACAAGCATAATTCAAaccttaaaggtgctctaagcaatgTTATGCTATGTTATGCagtttctaagctaaaacattttttgttaCATACAACAAACATCACCTCACTATCCACTAACTGCCTGTCCCCTGACTACACTATAAAAAAAACGGGGTGCCTGTGGACAGTCCAGGCAACAAAAACAGCCTGGTCCAGCCTGGAGTGGACCATGACACATGAACTGTTCCCTGTTCCGACGAGTTGCACGTTCAGGAGAGTTTCAGTTGCAGGGAAGGgatctggagagagggagagggagggagagggagggagagggagggagggagagggagggagggaggggcgagctagctctctgttttgtttgaacgtcagTAGAAGTGACGTTGCCCAACATCGCTTAGCTCACCTTTATTTTTGCAGATGTTGGGTTTTTAATTGTCACTTGATCAGAAGTCCCTATGATGCTCTCTGATTGATACCACCGATAACAAGCAGAACACAATTCTGCTCTCCACCCACCACGTTGCCTGGGTGCGATTTGATTTGCTTGTTGACTGAGCGAGACAATGGACCGTGGCCCTTAAGTCACATGCACTGTCCCATTCATGGGTCATCTGGTCAGCCTGTTGTAGCTGCTGCATTGTgacctgtgtgagtgagtagctGCCACTCAGAGGAGCCTCACTCTGCCCCACCCTGCTCCCCCCACTCTACTAATGACATTACACGGCCCCACttcaacactcaaacacacactacatcagCTCATGCTACACTTGCCCCCCCCTGCTTGCTATACCGTCATGCCGCTTTGACCCAGATATTATGGTCTGTCACCAAATTGAGATTTTGTACAGTAGTAGAGGAATGCATTCATGCTGCCATGATGGACACGGTGAGAGAATCACTGGggccacatttatttatttatttttctgtctcCTAGGTGACCTGGAGGTGTTCCGCTCTGATGTGGTCTTCTGGGTGACGTTCGGCTGCATCGTGGTCATAGTGCCCATCCTCTTTGTGCGCTGGCCAAGAGAGGTAGCCATCTTGCGCCATTTCaattccctttttttcccctcttgctTTCAGTTTCTCACGGAAACGAGTTGATGTGCTTTATGAGAGCAAACAGAATAGTGAGTGGATTTGAACGAGCAGCGATTGATTGTGTTTGTTCCGTGCCCCTgtgtttgtcccccccccccccccccccccacagggtAATATCGTCACGTGTGGGGTGGCGGGCGGCTACGCCGTGGTGCTGGCCGTTAACGCCTACATCTACACCAGCCTGTCCTACATCACCCTGGACATCCTGAAGCGCTTCCTCAACAACAACTTCAGCCGAGCCTTCGTCTCCGTGCCCTTCCAAGACATCGGTGGGTGAAATAATCCCGCAGGAATTCATCTGTTATGGAGGGCCAAAGGCCACGTTCCCACAGACAGTGTGACATTGTGTTTTATTCATGCCGTGATAAAGCAGCCTCACTGTGCTAGGAATGTAGCAGTTTAGCTGCTATTTGTTTGGTAGTGAACATGGTATAGACTGCTAGTAGGTTAACAAAGCGGGTTGTTGGTAAcgagataaataaaaaagaatgtaGACAACTGTGAATCATGTCTTTTAGATGTAAACACTTAACACTgtaactgtgcattcagactgaaaccgtcaaaagcgtcaaaatcactggtgaagctcatagcgcgatgctcaacccagttcagcgcCGAAAGCCAGGACGTCAAACAttcgaacaaaccacaagcagcaatcctgagAGTTCGACATTCTGATTGGTTTACGCCGAActgtgtcatagctcattaccgtACAGTTAAGTGAGGCTCAACTTTTGTTTGACGCCCGTGACGCCCATGAAGCCatgctcttgacgcttttgacgccaGTAATGCCAACTCTctatagaaaatgaatgatttccggcacTCTTGACTCTTGACGGTttcggtctgaatgcacagtaagGATTTTGAGTTGACTAAGAGTTTGCGTTCCCCTTGCAGACTTCATCCTGCTGACGGTGTGGGTGGTGCTGGGGGCGTCGGGCGTCGTGCTGCAGCTGTACCGCGAGCGCAGCCGGCCCTTCTTCCCGCCCAGCCCGTACCTGATGTGGCGGCAGGAGCGCGAGCGCCGCAAGACCAACGTGCTGGACCCCAGCCACCACACGCCCTCCTTCCCCGCCCGCTTCCTGTCCCGCGTCCGCCAGCTCACCTGCCGCCCCGAGCCGGCCGGAGAGCGCACGCCGCTCCTGCTGTGACGAGCGCCGGTGTGGGGATAAAAAAACACGTCTGCGTTGTAGCAGCCTGTCCAGTCGTCGGCCCCCTCCAGTCTCTCCTCCACTAGCCTCGGGGCCCTGCTGATGCTGCCCCTGTTTCAGTCCGCAGAGGTCCGAACCAGCCCCTCGGCTCTGGGAAATATGGGCCACGTTCAAGATGGTGCTGATAGTCCGTCTCCTTCTGTGTAGAGAAAGGGATGAAGATGAGGACCCATGTTTGTACCGCAGAATCTGCTCCAGACAAACTTGTACCCGGCCCCGTGTGTTCCTGTGTCACAGGCCACAGACAAGACTCAGAGTGGAAGAAAaacctcaacaacaacaagtcGGCAGGAAGTCACAGGCCATTCCTGTGTGCGCTGGAACTTTCGTTTTGACAGTGCGTCGTCGTGTGCTGTGCCGCGTTGGGTTGTCACAACCGAGGTCTGTCCTTCGAGCGGTGCCAAGTTTCGCTGCGCCTCAGCTTGGGTTTCTGGTGCTCTGCCTACTCTGTCTTTTGTACAGGCCTCCAGGGTCATCTTGCAGTCAGCCATCAAATCTGCCTAGGCAGCAGAGTTTGATCTGAGGGCAGCCCTGACAAAAAGCCTGTGCGTCTGCTCTGTTTtagcgccatctagtggacaCTGCCATGAAACACTTCATCTTGGCACTAGTGCTGGCATTGCAACATGAAGCCACTAGTCCACCATGACTCCAGTTATTGGGAATAGGAGGAGGCATTTTGACACTCTGTCAATCTTAGAACTCGGACTAATTATCTAGCTGGTAATTAATTAACATGTACCCTCAGAGTTTTAAAAAGTGCTGTGTGTATCTGGGGCCCTTCTCTGCCAAAGACGACGGTTGGTTTTGAATTGACAGTACCTTACTTTTTTTAACTAGATGTGGTGAGAGTGAAATGAAAGTCTTGTTAACCAAAACTCCATAGCCACATcacacaggatgtgtgtgtatatatggcaGGAGCCAGTGTACGTTTAAGAGAATGTGAGGTGATTAGGTAGTGAAGGCATCATTAATGCAAAAACTAGCCATCAGTATGTACATGAACACGTACATTCATCATGGTACAACAATAGTGATCAGTGTAGCATAAGCAAAACTTCAAAAAGGGTTTCACTTTCTAACAGATGATCACTTGAAATCACAGAAAAAGCCTAGGCTTTTGAATTGAGGTTGTTTTAGTGAAAGGTCAGTATGTTTCTAGTTCACATCACTACTATGCCTAATTTTGTTTCATGATGTGAGGCTTTGAAGGGTCAAAGTTTTCCCCTGTGTGGCACTGTTCAATTGCAATTCACCATGTCCACTGTGACTACCAGTTCTAATGTGTCAAGCACAGGCATTtgacaaatattttttaaaacgtCTGGTGTGATTTTTAATGTTCTGCAGATCCACTTTTTTAAAGCATCATGTTTTTACAAGGCCTTGTGCGCACTATAAAGTGCCGTTATTTTGATGATCGTCATGAATTCTTCTCTCTAGTCTAACAGTATTTTCAAACCAGTAGAGCAAATCCACAATGTTAACCTTTTCAAGGTCTTCAGTAACTCTCAGTAACTTCAGTCCTCTTGAGGAAGTGTGGTGCACTAGACTTGTGGTGTAATCAAAACCCCTGATTTCAGTCTATAGATCGTCATCAAGATCGTTTGccctgtggagagggagaaacatgTTATTACTACAATACTGAAATCACGCCTGCAAGGTTGTTGCTGCTGGGACTTGATCTATACTCCTTTAGCActaatgtgtgtaaatgtgctacTCAGGGATGTGGCCTTCGCTCTCCTCTCTAACGCCTTTAAACAGAGATGTGCTGTCCGGCACAGCTGGACTTTTCTCCCAACAGGATGTGCCACTATGTTTGTGTAACTTGCCACCAGCTCAGGCGTGAAGCCACCTAGTTATCTTCATCAGTCCAAAAAGGAGCTGTAGTCCTGAGTCATAGTACACTGCACCCCACCTACACAGGAACAATTCAGCGTGTATGTTGCATCACGTAAGCCTGCGTACAGTCATACAGTGGTGCGTTTAGTAAATGTTGCACTTTTTAGAACtttcatgacaaaaaaaaattgtgaaaaGTAGCAACTCCTTCCCACTTTTTGAAAGGGGCTCCTTAGCTCAAAAGTGCCTTTAACCCCTCTTTCAGTGTTTCCTCACAGTTTGTGTTCACTATTCGTTTGTGCCCCTTAACTTAATAATTTACCACTTATATTGTTTCTTTGCACCTAAATAGATTCTGACAGAGTCTTTAAAGGCATTTCCTGTACGTCAAGCAGTTCTCCGAGTCCCATTCaaaacataacatttttaaTGAAGTGTTTTacttctttgtgtctttgtaacTTAGCCATTTTACAGTGTTTTTCAATAAAGGTGTAACTGTTTTCTGTATGCATGGGAATTTAATGTTTCTTTTCCTGAGAGTTTGGCACCAAGGAGAACATTCACTGGCACATAGAGCCGCAACATGCTAATATTGACAGATATTCAATGAATCCCCAGCTATTCTGAACTCAATCACTGTGAGTAATTTTTttaacaaagaaaaaaacaaaacagttcaaCATCTGATTCTTGCTTTTTGAAATTGATTATTGTCTGGTTTCTTTACTCTAAATAACTGAGTATCTTCAGTTGAACAACACAAGACACTTGAGCAGATGGTATTGGTCTTTGGGAAGCAATATGTTTCAACTTGTTCTGTCATTTTCTATTTCAAACATCAAATCAATGAatcaaaaaaaataatgtgaaaataACTGTTAATTCTATCCTTATGGTTACATTATGACCACACCTTTTAGATTCAATAGCAACATATGGGGCAGGTAGAGCCATCTACAGGACCACTTATACTCAAATACATAATTAAGATGCAATACATTCTAGATGTAGAATCTCAACAATACTACAGTAAATGCTGGTTAACAAgatactgctactactactactactactactaaataCAAATAAGTGAAAAACTGCCTGCACTGATCATATACTGTggcgcccccctcccccctctattCATTGCAAATTGCTTCAGACATCACTTCTATCAGTGTTTACTGTAGTTAAACATTACCTTAATCAAATAACACTGAAGACTAAGACTTGTGATAACATCATCCTAGAAGGCTTTATTGACAAATCAGAACcaaaattcattcattcacaatcaaacaattaaacaaaaacaaaccaagcATGGTGCCTGACTAAAGAGCCAAGGAACAGGTCACTGAGAGACATTGTTGCGACTGCACCACCTACCACTCCGATGTCTGTTGTGCGTTTGCTCAGCGAGAGCGATGGGAactcaaacacagcacacatgcacacacattgactTTACTTATCCTTGGCTCCATAGGTGAATGTTGCAATGGAGGAGGTGATTGTGTCCATGCTGAGATGTGGTATCTGCAAACTAGGCTCCACAACTAGCCTTGCAAAAGACATTTTAAGGCCAGACACTTGTGCAAGGGATACGTGATTGACATCCTGTTCCATGCTTATGTCACATTCTACTGAGCACGTTCTTTGGgataaacacccccccccctcctcccatcgccatcaccaccaccctgaTTCAGCTTGAAGCTGTCCTCCCACTCCACATAACGTAAAAGGCAGTTTGGAGCGCAGCTCTTCTGCAACTCCTAATACTATAGGGAGGAGAACACGGAGGTGGGAAAGATCATGAAATGTGCACAGGGATGGGTGGTATACATTTGTGGAGGTtggccgttgccatggcattgTGCAGTTGACGTGGTagggctttttgtgtgtgtgtgtgtgtgagggtggccAGTCTCCCGGTTCATGGCTGTGGTCAAGGGAGACTGGGAGACTGCGAGGAAGCgcctcaccaccaccccccccccccccggctaaAGTGTCTCAGTAAAAGCGGAACGTCCAGCGGTCCCGGTCCTCTGCGGCCTCCCTCCAGGGGAGAGACTTAGCTCTTCCTCAGGCTGAGGTCGGCGCTGGTCACTAGCGGCGAGAGCGACGTGCTGTCCGAGCCCTCGTCCCTCTTCAGCACCTGGAAGGCCTCGCGGCTGATGCCCAGCAGCTCACGCAGGCCCTGGTTCTCCAGCTGGGCACAAGCACCggagaacaaacacacagtcagataCACGCAGAGGAGAACGTCGGAGAACACATCAGATGCACACACCAGAGAACGCTGAAAAAGCACAtagtaggcacacacacacatgcatgtacgcgcactcatacacacttctgtacatacacacaccagagaacGCTGAAaaagcacacaggcacacacacatgcatgtacgcgcactcatacacactactgtacatacactacactaaacactacacatacactaaATGCGagcttacagtatgtacacaatgTGGTTTGCTCTAGTGATGCATTTAGCATATCCTGTGAGATGTTTAGTTTCTGTTTTGGTTTTTACAGGCATCATAgctgaacttgtgtgtgtgtgaaacgttCAGAAGATCTCTCCATCGTGACCCGTGCGTCAGTCTGTCTCACCTCCAGCTGTTTAATCCTCTCCTCGTCTTCACACACTTTGCCCTCGTCCACCTCGATGGCCTTCCGCATCACACTGGCCATCTCATTGATCTTGTCTAGGTGAGCCTGCATTTCctaagagaaaaagggagggggTGGGATCTTCCATTAGTTTATTGTACACAATGCACATTTACGCAATATTTGAACATGGACTGAATCAGAAGGCAGGCATCCAAACTGAATGTGAAAAAACAGGTTTAGAGAAGGTGAGGTCACGATAGTAAGTGCAccaaaaagaaaggaagagaacaaGAGCACAATTATGCACAAAATACTTCACATAATGAGTCAGTCAGCACCACAGGGCAAACCAGAAGTGAAAAGGGCACATCATTACAATACTAGGTGTGCTGTGAACTGGAAAGATGAAACCATGAcgataacacacaaaacacaatcatgCTGACAGACCTAATTATTCAGTAAGCAGTTGTTTTAGTCAAAGGAAAGAGCTACCTACAATAATATTTCCCACAAAGGATGATGACACTAACTCTTTCTATGTGATATTCACTAATTGTGCATCTGTCTGATACCGCCTTCTGATTATGGCTATGGTTGAAACAGTAGTATAATTATTCTGCCAGAATGTAACTAGAAGGCATTCTCAAACCTCCTGAGAATAGGAAGCACTTGCTTCCCTAGATCACTTCTGCTATCTGCTCGCGGCACACAATACATTTGGGTGGGAACGAGCGCATCTGCTTTCCATCTTCTCTCATGATATTTTTAACTTGGCTCCAGGGGTGAACTCTGCCTGAATTtctggcgaatttggatttcgcccggcagctcaggctggaaacctgcagatCTATCCCcttgttccctgccagaacctttggctccaatcagaaactagccaatccaaaagacgcaccggatcggtctgattggttgaaggactatccaagagTCATCTGAACGatgcccactgatcacgcctcttgtgcaatagaaacaaagcgcagcctccccatactaatgttcaatctcaaaagattgagcttagtatggtgatagccagactactttTTAACAGCAGTTGGAACATGAATCTTTCAGGAGCGCTGTATAAGGGCAGAGGCCCAGAGCCACTCACGCTGGTGTGCTGCTCTTTGAGCTGGGTCACAATGGCAGGGTCATCTCTCTTGCTGGCCATCAGCAGCCTGAACACCTGCTCTCTGTATTTACTCATGATCAGCTCCAGAGCCGACTGGTGCTCCTCAAGGGACGTCCTTAATTCTGGGAGAATGAGACAAGTAGAAAAGCTGTTACATTTCACTCGTAATGGATACCATCCTGTTCTATTATTTATTGGGTGCATTGAAAAGTAGCAGCTGGACATCACCAGGCAATTGCCATGAGATCTCAGAGTTCTGGTTAGTTTCATGTATCCACCACTGCCATGGCAAGTTCTTGTCTTTCTACCATCAAATTTTAAACAGTGATTAGCAGCCAACAGATGTTCACATAAACAGAGAGGGTATACACTTACCTTTGTTTTCATGCTGCAATTCTCGGATCTGACGATTTTCCTGTTGGATTCCCATTACTAGAGTGGAGCGAGGCCGATGCCTGGCCACAAGGTTAagggcttcaatctcttcctgaTACTATATGAATTCCCAAGCACAGGATACAATTAATATCAGACAGACAAAACAGTGTTGGTTGCAATAAATATCAACCTACTACTCTTCAAATATCTAATATCTTTTAGCATGTTGACAGGCACAACTACGAACTTATTCGTCACCTACCTGTTTCATGGCCTCCACTCGTTTGTTTAGAGAGGTGGTCTGCTCAATTAACACTTCAGCTGCATTGTCATGGTCGCGAAGCCGCTCCACCAGCGATTTGGCATCTGCCAAAACTTTCTCAAGAGTGCACGCCATTCCTGACAAATACAAATAGGCATCAAGCTTATACGTTTGCATTAAACAAACTGCTTTACAGATATGCTATACTTTAGTtatatgatgatgataataaaccTGACTATCTTTAGTTAAATCATTAACAAGTCACATATTACAGATTAGGGAGAACAGTCGgatacaaaacaaaatcaactgTTTGACAAGAACAAAACAGATGGAAGTAATACATCCAAGGAATCGATATGGCCATTACATGACCCAAACATCTACAGGTAGCCTGTAAACTTGCAGCTGTCACTCATGTCAGAACAAGTGGAGCTGTCATTCGAACACCTAATCTTGGCTGTCTCCGCCAGGCCGATTATACCAAGACACCTCGGTGAAAAAAAATGCACCAATAGCAACGCTTACCTTCTCATTTCCAAATGAATATTTGTTACCAGTTATGCTAGCTAACCATTCGAATTTTTTGGCCTTCTAGTAACTGCTATTACTAGCTGCTAAATGACAATCAAGGCGTCAACAACAACTTGGCATGAGATAGTAACGTTAGCTAACTAACATTAGCTTGCTGATTTTGTGCAAACTAAGTGTGACTTGTTAGTAATACTCCTTTAGCTAAACGGTCTTGGGCTGCCTTATCAAGCTTCAATGAACAGTGATGACTTTAGATGCTACTACACCCCAAGGTACCGTTAGTCTTATTAACAAACTACTCAGCCAAGCTAGCTAACAACCTGTTCTTAGCCACATAAtaactagctaacgttagctaacgttagcttgccTGTTATAACTGTAGACGTCAACTTTACACCTTCGCCAACCTAAGACCGTCTTGTGAGCTGTTCTTATGGATGTGCAGAACACTAAAAAAGGATGTTCTCAAAAGTATGCTCTCAAATGAACTTACCTTCAATACATCAAACACAATTGTAGAATTAATTGTTTCCCAGCAAAGATAAGATTCATGTACCCAACTCTTCCTGTTGTTACTGCTGTAGACGTCATTCTACGAAGAGCATGATGGGAAACGTCATTCAAATTGAAGGAGCTCCATGTATGGGGCAAATAGGCTTATTATTGTAGGAAATTTGTCAtgatacacataaacacaatatAGGTATTACATATATTTACTAAGTGACATGACATTTTGACAGGGAAATAATTTCATGTGAAATGTAAGTACCTGAACTTACACAAGGTGGAGCTATTGTAAATAACCTACAACATTCTGGATGCACAGCACAACGTCTCTGTAACTCCTTTTATTATCGGCAATggtaactgtgtgtgttgtggggtatGTAGACATATGAAACAATAAAGAACAGTTGTATTGTCACAGTATCCCTATTGGCAAACTCAATGGCAATTGAGAAAAGGAGTAAgcaaaatatgaataaataaaatatgtagTGTTTAGTGAGTTGTTATCAATAATATTCAGAGCCTGAGTCATCTAAATTACCATGGACATTGGACAAGTCATTTCGGTGGATAATTTCCACTGTGGCCTATGCAGGATCATAATCAAAGCATTATACAATCACAAGTCATATAGCTACTGATGTACAcctctacagtatgttaggcTAACCATataactgatgtgtgtgtattgtaaagTAGTGAATAGACATCTTATCACAGATGTCTTACCAATGTCTAAATCTCGACTGGCTTTCCTCCTGATCTAATGGCCTTGTTTTACCTTGTGGGTTGCCAATTTACACATTTAGTTAAAGTAAGATGGTTGCTGCAACAGTTATCAAGTAGGTGTTATATCTCCCACAGGAATGTGCATAGGGTATGTATAATCCTACGTATGACCCTCATACAGAACTAATCAGATTGTTTTAATCGTTGAGGGGCAAAATCTCTGTTATGACTTAACATGCAGTTCTTATAAGAAGGCTGAGGGTCTTAGCAAGCCCCAGCTGCCCAAAGGAACATGGCATCCTAAGCTAATTTTCTTAAAGCTAATTTATAGCTAAGTTAATTTTTTTTCAATCATTGAAAGCTGAGGGTAGGGATGAACTTCATACTGAATCTCACTCACTTCAATGATGGAATCACTTATCATGTCTAAACAGGCTAAATAAGGATATATTTAAGTGCATCAATAACAGAAGGGTATAGGGGTAATTGAACTGACTGTGATCCATGAGTTCATCTCCTTGCATAACATGTCTATACTGTATTACTGtccacatataaacacacagaaatgtatttaaTCATGGTGACATGTAAGCCTCACTTTCTGAAAGCAGGTTTTCCAGGTGGAATCATGCAGAGCTGCCCTCAgaaacacagcagagagagaaataattagGCCTACCATAACAATGACCTGGACAGACTCCTCCAGCTAAATCAATCTGATGTTGATGCTGGTTTTAGTCCATCTTAAGCTGGGATCCAGTGAGGTTTGATAGACCTAGTAATTGGCCACAATGCTGACTGACAGTTATCTTCCGTGGATACTCGAGGAAAACAAATGCAGGGATTTCAAACTGAAGTTGATTCTAGTTGATTCTAATTGAGAAGAACATTAAATCTCCCTCTACAGCCTATTCCAATCagacaaaatagtttttttttttactctagaGGCTTTCTTTGGGCCTAGCCAACTCTCTGATTTTATAGGCTATAAAGAAACAGCAGGCCTATCAAATCAAGTGACTAGATATTTTGACAGCCTATAACAGAAACAGTCTATGGTCAAATGTCCATCAACTCTGCCTCTCTTTAGTGTTCAAAATCATTGTAACTCTGGTAGGCCTAGACATAGGCCTAGACCTGCGGGCTCAGATTcagaataatttaaaagttgaacaAAATGAT includes:
- the fgfr1op2 gene encoding FGFR1 oncogene partner 2 homolog isoform X1; this translates as MACTLEKVLADAKSLVERLRDHDNAAEVLIEQTTSLNKRVEAMKQYQEEIEALNLVARHRPRSTLVMGIQQENRQIRELQHENKELRTSLEEHQSALELIMSKYREQVFRLLMASKRDDPAIVTQLKEQHTSEMQAHLDKINEMASVMRKAIEVDEGKVCEDEERIKQLELENQGLRELLGISREAFQVLKRDEGSDSTSLSPLVTSADLSLRKS
- the fgfr1op2 gene encoding FGFR1 oncogene partner 2 homolog isoform X2: MACTLEKVLADAKSLVERLRDHDNAAEVLIEQTTSLNKRVEAMKQYQEEIEALNLVARHRPRSTLVMGIQQENRQIRELQHENKELRTSLEEHQSALELIMSKYREQVFRLLMASKRDDPAIVTQLKEQHTSAHLDKINEMASVMRKAIEVDEGKVCEDEERIKQLELENQGLRELLGISREAFQVLKRDEGSDSTSLSPLVTSADLSLRKS